The Dyella sp. 2HG41-7 sequence TGCTTCCACCGGTGCGGGCGCTTGTTTGCCGACTGCGCGCTTCGCGACCTGTCGCCAGCTCTTTCCGGTGAGATCGGGATTCTGTTCGGAACCGGAGAGCGCGAATTCGCGTCGAATGATCTGCTGATCGAGAATGAACCAGCTGTAGTCGAAACCGGTCCGCCGCAGATGTTCGAGCGTACCCATCGTGTCGAAACCGGGCCATAACGGAACGGGTAGACGATTGCCGCACGCATCGAACCACAGCGACGACGGGCCTGGAAGAATACGAATCGCATGCATCGGCCAGATCGGATTCCAGTTTTCGATGCCTTCGACGTAATGCCACATGCGGTCGCGGTTGATCAGCCGCGCGCCCGCCGATTCGGTAATGCCCAGCATGCGGCCATCGACATGCGCGGGCACGCCGCACAACATATGCTGCGGCGGCGCGCCCCATCGTTCCGGCCAATTCTTTCGCACCAATTCGTGATTGCCGCCGATGCCGCCGGACGCGACGATGATCGCTTGCGCGCGGTATTCGAATTCGCCCACGACCTCGCGCGAACTCGGTTTGCCGCGTTCGATGGAGTCGTCGGCCAATCGTGCACCGTGTACGCCGACGACCGCGCCACGTTCGACGAGCAATCCGTCGACGCGGTGACGGAATGCGAACGTCAGTAACCCTTTTGCTTGTGCTTCCTGCACGCGCCGTACGAACGGTTCGAGCACGCCCGGACCGGTGCCCCACGTCACATGAAAACGCGGCACGGAGTTGCCGTGACCGAACGCGCCGTAGCCGCCACGTTCGGCCCAACCCACCACGGGAAACCAACGCATGCCCATCGCGTGCAACCACGCGCGTTTTTCGCCCGCCGCGAAATCGACGTACGCCTGCGCCCACTGTCGCGGCCAGTGATCCTCCGGGCGATCGAACGCGGCCGTGCCGATCCAGTCCGCCAGGGCGAGTTCATGCGAGTCGCGCACACCCATGCGACGCTGCTCGGGCGAATCGACGAAGAACAGGCCGCCGAAGGACCAGAACGCTTGTCCGCCCAGGCTTTGCTCAGGCTCCTGTTCAACCACCACGACGCGTTTGCCGGCATCGGTCAGCTCTGTGGCGGCAACCAGGCCGGCGAGGCCTCCTCCCACCACGATCGCATCGCTGGATTCCATCGATGGCCCCTGATCCGCATGCCCAGACAGCAACTTATCGCGCACCCGCATATTTGCCTATGTGCGCTGCGCCATTGGTGGATCGCGCGGTCCATGACCGATGGCAGGGAATGACGTACGGCTCATGCCATCGAACCGCTGCGGGTTAAACCTTATGCGCACTGGCGCGCATCCAAACACGCAATAGCAGTTCGGATGGTATTCCTGGGAGGGACTCGTTTATGCGTCGTTATCTGCTTTCATCGTTACCCTTGCTCGCGCTCGCCTTTGCGGGTGGCGCGCAGGCGAGCGGCTTCCATGCGCATCACGATCTGGAGTGCCCTTACTCCACCGACTACGACGTGCAGGTGAAGCCGAGCGGCATTGCGTTTACGCGTCATGATGGCGATCCCGGCGACGTTTTCATGCACGACGGCGCGCTGCGCGTCGATGGCCACGACGTATCCGTTTCCCATGCCGATGCTGTGCGCTTGCGCGACTACGAACAACAGGTGCGCGATTTGGTGCCTGCCGTGGCCGCCATAGCGCGCGATGGTGTAGACATCGGTTACGCCGCGCTTACAACCGTGGTTGCGACGTTGTCTGAAGACGCCGACGAACGTACGCGCCTGATGCAGGAACTGCGCGAC is a genomic window containing:
- a CDS encoding FAD-binding dehydrogenase, whose protein sequence is MESSDAIVVGGGLAGLVAATELTDAGKRVVVVEQEPEQSLGGQAFWSFGGLFFVDSPEQRRMGVRDSHELALADWIGTAAFDRPEDHWPRQWAQAYVDFAAGEKRAWLHAMGMRWFPVVGWAERGGYGAFGHGNSVPRFHVTWGTGPGVLEPFVRRVQEAQAKGLLTFAFRHRVDGLLVERGAVVGVHGARLADDSIERGKPSSREVVGEFEYRAQAIIVASGGIGGNHELVRKNWPERWGAPPQHMLCGVPAHVDGRMLGITESAGARLINRDRMWHYVEGIENWNPIWPMHAIRILPGPSSLWFDACGNRLPVPLWPGFDTMGTLEHLRRTGFDYSWFILDQQIIRREFALSGSEQNPDLTGKSWRQVAKRAVGKQAPAPVEAFKRHGRDFIVRDKLDDLVVGMNELAGSQLLDVAHLRREIEARDRQFDNPFAKDSQVMAIHNARRYRGDRLVRVAKPHRILDPANGPLIAVRLHVLTRKTLGGLETDLQARVLGHDGAPIQGLYAVGEAAGFGGGGLHGYRALEGSFLGGCLFSGRVAGHAVAMGVA
- a CDS encoding DUF2884 family protein — its product is MRRYLLSSLPLLALAFAGGAQASGFHAHHDLECPYSTDYDVQVKPSGIAFTRHDGDPGDVFMHDGALRVDGHDVSVSHADAVRLRDYEQQVRDLVPAVAAIARDGVDIGYAALTTVVATLSEDADERTRLMQELRDRHADARQHIDDTLGRGTWQSGDGAEFFDHNLQHTVADMVGTVTGDVVKDALSGDPHRLAALQARTDSLDTTLDKAINEPADKLSQRAQALCPQLGQLQQLEQQFQFRLANGERLQLISIDKERTDKASQYAKR